Within Chloroherpetonaceae bacterium, the genomic segment ACCTGATTCTGAGAAAGTTTTTGCACTGGCCAGAGCTATTAATGCAAGCCTTCCAATTGCTAAGGCGCTGTGCAACCGCGGGATTTTTACGTTTGACGACGCAAAGCGCTTTTTCCGCCCAGAGGAAGCGCCGCTTCACTCACCTTTTTTGATGCGTGATATGCAGCATGCAGCCGAGCGGCTCTCTCAGGCAATTGAGCGAGGCGAGCGCATTATGATTTACGGTGACTACGACGTAGATGGCACAACAGGCACGGCGTTGCTTCTACTGTTTTTGCGTGAGCTGGGCGCTGAGGTGCTCTTTTACATCAATGACCGCTTCAAAGAAGGCTACGGGGTTGCGCGCTCTGGCATAGAGTATGCCCACGAAAAGGGCGTCTCACTCATCATTTCAGTCGATTGTGGCATCACTGCATTTGAGCCGATTAAGTATGCTCAGTCGCTTGGCATTGATTTCATCGTGTGTGACCATCACGAATCCAGTCTCGAGCGGCCCCCTGCTTTGGCTGTCTTAGACCCGAAGCGCCCTGACTGCGACTACCCTTTCAAAGAGCTATCAGGCTGCGGCGTGGCATTCAAGTTAGCGGAGGCGGTTTGCACCGTGCGCGGCTTGCCTGCGGAACGCGCATACGCCTACCTCGATCTTGTTGCTGCGGCAATTGCCGCTGATATTGTGCCTGCTCTCGGCGAAAACCGCACACTGCTTGCACGCGGGATTGCGCAAACGAAAAAAAATCCACGCCTTGCATTCTCTGAGATTTTCAATTGTGCCCGCTACGACTCCTCTCACCTCAGTACCTCTGACCTTGTTTTCATCGTCGCCCCTCGCATCAACGCTGCAGGAAGAATGGATCACGCCCGTCAAGTGGTGGAACTTCTGACAACAGCAAATGGCGACCTTGCTGCACATCTGGCTCTTACACTGGAAAAATTGAACACAGAGCGGCGCCACATTGACCGCCAAATGACTGAGGAAGCACTCCGCGACGCAGAACGGTTACTTAGCATATACCCGTCATCGGTTGTCCTATATAAGCCCGACTGGCACTTGGGAGTCGTAGGCATTGTCGCTTCTCGCATCGCTGAACATTTCTATGTGCCTACGATTGTGCTCACCGAAGCAAATGGGGTTCTCAAAGGCTCAGCACGCAGCATAGCAGACTTTGACCTTTACGATGCGATTTCTGCCTGCAAAGAACACCTATTGCAATTTGGTGGGCACGCTGCAGCGGCTGGCTTGTCGCTCCCCATTACATCGCTTGAAGCCTTCCGTGCTGCCTTTGAGCGTGCCTGTGCTGAGCGCTTGAAGATGGAACAGCGCAATCCTGAGATTGTTATTGACGCTGAATTGCGGTTGGAAGAGATTACACCGAACTTTCTTGCGGTGCTAAAGCGCTTTGAGCCTTGCGGCCCTGGTAACCGCCATCCTGTTTTTCTTACGCGTGGCGTTCGGCAGACTTGCTCCGTGCAAGTGATGAAAAATGAGCACCTGCGCCTTCACCTTTCGAATTCGCATTCACACGGTTCTATCTACCCTGCTGTGGGCTTTCACTTTGCGCATTATCTCGATATGCTGCAAGACCGCTCTCGCCCGCTGGATATTGTCTATTCCATTGAAGAGAACTGTTACAACGGGCAGACCTCTGTTCAGTTTCGCCTGCGTGATGTGCAGCTTAGCTCTGCATAGAGATTACACAAGCACAATTTGGAACTTCTTGCTTGTGTTTGCCGTGAAAAGCAGTTCGTAAGCCGTATTTAAAACCTGACTCTTTTGCGCTCAAGATTCACTCAAACTATGCTTGAAATGAAGACTGCTTGGTTATCTTTCCACACTCGCTGGTTTGCACTGGCTCTTGTTTTACTTTCTGCGCTGCTTTACTTTGGCTGCAGCACCCCTGAAAGTGTGCTCAAAAGCATTGATACTGCAAACGAAGACCAGCAGCTTGCCGAATTTGAACGCTTCGCCCGCGAGCATCCGAATTTGCCCGAAAGTGTTTATGCACTATTTCGGCGTGGAACTATCTTTCAGAGGCGTGGCCAATTCATGGAAGCTAAGACGGAATATCGCCGCGCCTTAGAGCGCAACCAAGCACTCGCTCAGAAAAACCCTCGGTATACGCTGCTTGCTCTGTACAACCTCACAGACCTACAGTATCTTGACTACAAGGCAATGCAGCCTTCATTTGTTATTCCGCCTAGTGCCTTCGAGCCAAAGCAGTCTGCAGAACGCATTACATACACTCCCGAAACCAACGAAAAACTGCAGCTCAAGCAAACGCTTGCTAAGCAAATGACCCACATTCTTAACGAATTTCGTCATCAAGGGGCAAGCATTGAGGAGTATATGACGGTTGCTCTGGCAGTCTGCCGCCTGTCCGAAGAATTTGGAGATGGGTTCAGCCGCCTCAGCGATAGCGTGCAAACGCTGCGCAATGCACAAGGAAGGGCGCTTCATCCAAATAAGCGCATTTTAGCCGCCTATCAAGCTAATGTAGATGCGGCAGCGCAATACGCTATTGCAGCAAGTGATTACAAAACACTTCGGGGGCAACTTTTAGACGCACGCAGCGACAGCACGGTGTCGCCCGATGTGCATGAGTATATCACCCCAACCATTGACAAACTTGCAGAGCAGGTTGTCGAAATGCGCTACAAGCAAGGCTACGCTCACGAGAAAAATGCACTGCTTGCTCTTAGCGCTATGCCCGATGAAAGTCAAAGAATGACCACTGTGAAACTTCCTATTGAGCAACTTGACTTGAACATTGGTGAGATTGCTTCACTGATGTATCTCTTCCAAGTGGTAGAGCGCTTTGTGCGCCCCTCCATTGAACAAGCTGTCAAAGCCTACAAACAAGGTTTGAAAGAAGCTGCAGAAATGAATGTGGCTACAACAAATTACGCGGCAATGTCTGAGCAAGGGCTTTTGGAACTCAGTCAGCGTGCCGCTTTGCGCGTCGATTCACTGGCGATGGCTTCATTTGCCACCTTCGATACCTTGCGACAGCTATATCAAGCGCATTTGACCTCGCTTAGCCTTGCAACGCCAGCCGATACACTGGCACTCTTTCTGCAGTTCAAGAAAATGGAACGGCTGGTTAAAACCTGCCGCACTATGCTGGTCTCTACTCTGCTGGAGCATGAAAAAGCCTACGGCGCACTTAGGGAAGTTGGCTTTGCTGACGCTGCTCTTGCACCGGTCAAGGAACGCGCACAGCTTTCTTCTGCTGCACTGCGACAGGCTCTACATGCTCGGCGTGAGTTGCTCGCTCGGTCTATTTCTGCATTTCAGCAAACGGCAAAAAAAGAGAAGCGCAAAGTCTGGTTTAGAGCAGCTTCTCAGCATTACCAGAGCCTACTTGATGAGTGGCAAGGTGCGCTAAATGATTTTCAAGAATCTTGCTCACGGCTTGCAGTGATGCGGTGAGCGCACCCCTGCATCAAAAGCCCCAGATGGAAAACCCACCATCTACTGCAAGGCACTGTCCTGTGATGTAAGAGGCAGCTGGCATCGCAAGAAACGCCACGGCACGTGCGACTTCTTCTGGATTCCCAATCCGACCAAGTGGTGTGCGTAGAAGCACACGCTTTTTGTAGTCTTCTTTTTTCAGCACTTGTTCCGCTAAGGGCGTATGGATATACCAAGGTGCTACGGCATTGACGCGAATGCCATCACTTGCCCACTCGACCGCCAAGTAGCGCGTAAGCTGCTCTAAGGCAGCTTTGGCCATTGCATACACTGCGCCTGTCTGCACCACACGCGAGCCAGCGACGGAACTGACATTTACAATCGCGCTGCCTTCTGGCGTGCGCATCATTGGGTAAAGCAGGCGGCACATTTCGAAGGCTGAGAGCAGGTTGGTCTGCACCAACGCTTCCACTTCCTCAGTGGTGTAATCCATAGTGGCTTTGCGCACATTGGTGCCGACATTGTTGATGAGAATATCCAGCCGTCCCCACTGTGTTTTTAGCTCGCTCATCAGCGCCTGACGTGCGTCCGCATCATCAATATCTATGGCTAATCCATGCACTTTCCAGCGATGCTGCCGCCATGCTCTGAGACGGTTCTGCACATCTTTTTCTGTTCTTGCCACGACGAAAATTTCAGCGCCAAGCATTAGAAACTCTTCTGCAATCGCTAGTCCAATTCCCTTTGTGCCGCCAGTAATTAGTGCTTTTTTGCCAAGAAGCGACCATGCTTTTTGCATAAGGCTGTACGAATAAGTGACACTTGAGAGGCTTTTTGTCAGAACATACCTTTGTTCTCACTAACTGCTTGCTGCTATTGGAAAATGGTCAAGCAAAGGTTATACTCGTAAGCCAGATTTCAAAACATAAAGCACCTTTACACACACATTTTTTCACTTCAACCAATTAACGCATGACAATGTGGGAGTCGCTTTTCTTAGAACCGCAAACGCACTCGAGCAGTATGCTGACAATTTTTCGCACCGTGCGCAAACCCATCTTTGCTGGTTCGCACTACCCAGATGCGCCTGAGGCACTTATGGCGATGATTGATACCGCCCTTGCAACTGTTCAGCCAGAACCCATCGGGGAGGTTAAGGCGATGCTTCTGCCTTACTCCACCTACGATGAGGTGCTGCCTGTGCTTGCCAAAGCTTATCGGCAAGTTGAGCATCTTGCACCTGATTTGGTTGTGCTTATCTCCCCCGCCGTTGACACCTTCCACCGCATTGCGATGTCAGGCTATGCGGCTTTTCAGACCCCCTTGGGCGACTTGGAGGTCAGTGACTATGCGCGCAACGAACTTTGTGATGAAGATGATGACTTCTTCATCTCCGAAGACGGTTTGCCGAAAGGTTACGCAATTGAAATTCAACTACCAATTTTGCAGCGCACAATTGGCAAGCATAGCACGTTCAAAATTTTGCCAATTATGATGGGTGAGCAAAGTGTCGATTTATGCGACGAAACTGCCGCTGCACTTAGCGAGGTCTTGATGAGCAAAAATGTCCTGATGATTGGGCTCTGCAATTTCAAAACTGCTTTTCAGGTGGAGTGGTCAAACTACTGGCAAGCCTTGGCTACACAGAACTACAGCGAGCTAATGCGCTACGCCGTTATGAAAGGCAAAGATTGGGGCACAGGACTTGGCATTGCGGCTATTACCGCACGCGTGGCCAAAGAGCTTTCTGCAAAGCATGCCCACAAATTGGCTGAAAAACGAAGTAGCAATCAAGACGATTTGTATGTGGCGGTGGCCTTTTCGCGCTAAGAGCAATGGTTACGCATCGTTCTCATCTTCATCTCTCGCAGTTTCGTGTCACCTTAGTGGGCAGTGGCGCACTTGGCAGTGCTTTGGCCAGAGCGATGTCCGAAAAAGGCTACCCTTTTCTTGCGGTGATTAACCGCACGCTCGCTAGTGCGAACCTGCTGGCTGAAGCACTGTCTATTCCCCTTGCCTCTGACCGCTTGGAGCACATTCCGCAAGAGACCAACTTACTTTTGCTCGCCGTCAACGATGGCTCGCTTTCATCGGTGTCTGAAACCATTGCTTCATTGCGTCTGGGGTTTAAAAACTTAGCGGCTATTCATTTCTCGGGTGCGCTCACCGATGAAGTTCTGAAGCCGCTGGCAGATAAAGGTGCAATCACCCTGTCCCTTCACCCGTTTCAAACCTTTACCCGCAACACCTCATCTCATGCCCACCTCTTTAAATGCTATTTTGGTCTGCAAGCCACTGAGCTCGAGGGCATAGAAATTGGTAAAAAGTTAGCCCATGACCTCGGTGGTAAAGTCATGATTATCCCCAAAGACGCTAAAACACTATACCATATTGCTGGCGTAATGGTTAGCAACTACCTTGTTACCCTTACCAGCCTTGCCACAGAGATTTTCGCTGGCTTAGGTATCAAACCTAACGAAGCGTATCAAGTGTTTGAGCCTATTATGCAAAGCACGATGCTAAATATGCGCCATGCCAACGATTTGCGTGACGCTCTCTCAGGCCCCATAGAGCGCGGTGATGCACGCACTGTTCGGAAGCATCTACGCGAACTTGCTGAGCAATTGCCGCATATCTTGCCAGTCTATGTTGCCCTTGCTATTGAAACAGTGCGTGTGGCTATCCATAAAGGCTCAATCTCACAAACTGAGGCGGCTGAAATTTTAGACGCCTTGGAACACTTCGCTAAACGTGAAGCCAGCACTTAACTTAGCGTTGTGATTTAGCTCACACTTAATTTTTTTCCTCTTTTGCAGCTTACAATGGTTTCTCTCTGCCCAAGCGATGCACTCAGCAGTGGTGAGGGTAGTTCAATAAGCTCTTTTTGAAAGTTGCGCACAGCAATGACCACTCGTCTATACAAAAGCGTGCTCCGCTACTGCAGGGAGCCAGAGGCGCACAGTCCGACCGATACTGTAATCTATGAAGGCATCGCAAAAGCCTGCATTGAAAAAGGTTACACCAGTCAAGCCCTTGAGTATCTGCAAAAAGCCGCTGAGGTTTGCTTAGAAACCAAGCAGTATGAGCGCTTTTCCTACATTCTTTCCCAGATGAGAGTACTGGAAGGGGGTGCTGCACTGGCTGCTGCGCTGGAGCAGCGATATTCCCACTATTCTCAGTTGTAACACCGCTGCCAAAGATAGCGCCGCAGCGGCTTTGCTGTATCGGCGCTTTGTCCAAGTACCGCTCGAGCGTATATTTGCGCTCTTACCGACTAACTGGAGAGGGGCTTCCACAATGTATCTAAG encodes:
- a CDS encoding DUF2520 domain-containing protein; protein product: MVTHRSHLHLSQFRVTLVGSGALGSALARAMSEKGYPFLAVINRTLASANLLAEALSIPLASDRLEHIPQETNLLLLAVNDGSLSSVSETIASLRLGFKNLAAIHFSGALTDEVLKPLADKGAITLSLHPFQTFTRNTSSHAHLFKCYFGLQATELEGIEIGKKLAHDLGGKVMIIPKDAKTLYHIAGVMVSNYLVTLTSLATEIFAGLGIKPNEAYQVFEPIMQSTMLNMRHANDLRDALSGPIERGDARTVRKHLRELAEQLPHILPVYVALAIETVRVAIHKGSISQTEAAEILDALEHFAKREAST
- the recJ gene encoding single-stranded-DNA-specific exonuclease RecJ, which encodes MRKHYRWRLLQPDSEKVFALARAINASLPIAKALCNRGIFTFDDAKRFFRPEEAPLHSPFLMRDMQHAAERLSQAIERGERIMIYGDYDVDGTTGTALLLLFLRELGAEVLFYINDRFKEGYGVARSGIEYAHEKGVSLIISVDCGITAFEPIKYAQSLGIDFIVCDHHESSLERPPALAVLDPKRPDCDYPFKELSGCGVAFKLAEAVCTVRGLPAERAYAYLDLVAAAIAADIVPALGENRTLLARGIAQTKKNPRLAFSEIFNCARYDSSHLSTSDLVFIVAPRINAAGRMDHARQVVELLTTANGDLAAHLALTLEKLNTERRHIDRQMTEEALRDAERLLSIYPSSVVLYKPDWHLGVVGIVASRIAEHFYVPTIVLTEANGVLKGSARSIADFDLYDAISACKEHLLQFGGHAAAAGLSLPITSLEAFRAAFERACAERLKMEQRNPEIVIDAELRLEEITPNFLAVLKRFEPCGPGNRHPVFLTRGVRQTCSVQVMKNEHLRLHLSNSHSHGSIYPAVGFHFAHYLDMLQDRSRPLDIVYSIEENCYNGQTSVQFRLRDVQLSSA
- a CDS encoding SDR family oxidoreductase, translating into MQKAWSLLGKKALITGGTKGIGLAIAEEFLMLGAEIFVVARTEKDVQNRLRAWRQHRWKVHGLAIDIDDADARQALMSELKTQWGRLDILINNVGTNVRKATMDYTTEEVEALVQTNLLSAFEMCRLLYPMMRTPEGSAIVNVSSVAGSRVVQTGAVYAMAKAALEQLTRYLAVEWASDGIRVNAVAPWYIHTPLAEQVLKKEDYKKRVLLRTPLGRIGNPEEVARAVAFLAMPAASYITGQCLAVDGGFSIWGF
- the amrB gene encoding AmmeMemoRadiSam system protein B, with protein sequence MLTIFRTVRKPIFAGSHYPDAPEALMAMIDTALATVQPEPIGEVKAMLLPYSTYDEVLPVLAKAYRQVEHLAPDLVVLISPAVDTFHRIAMSGYAAFQTPLGDLEVSDYARNELCDEDDDFFISEDGLPKGYAIEIQLPILQRTIGKHSTFKILPIMMGEQSVDLCDETAAALSEVLMSKNVLMIGLCNFKTAFQVEWSNYWQALATQNYSELMRYAVMKGKDWGTGLGIAAITARVAKELSAKHAHKLAEKRSSNQDDLYVAVAFSR